The proteins below come from a single Phycisphaerae bacterium genomic window:
- the nadB gene encoding L-aspartate oxidase yields the protein MTELYDTRRYLTQFDVRRIPNLFADVLVIGSGVAGLRAAIEAAKYAPVLLVTKGRVDESNTARAQGGIASVMAPDDTFDAHIEDTLRVGCGLCDRAAVERIVREGPSRIQELIEWGAIFDRRQSMLSLGLEGGHSAPRIVHAMGDATGLEIANTLIRVARASEQIRIFEDCFTIDLLVDEGRCCGVTTFHRHFGHQIFWAKQVILASGGYGQVYRESTNPPITTGDGHAMAYRAGVPLRDMEMVQFHPTTLYVAGATRALISEAVRGEGAYLVDREGRRFMEAYHPDMELAPRDVVSRAILSEMARQNVTCMYLDVGHLNVDRFRKRFPTICRLCEEFDIDISKDRIPVRPAAHYMIGGLVVDENTRTPISGLLACGEVASSGVHGANRLASNSLLEGLVFGRVAGTVAGEAAAGTNGPAQPKLIRSEVERSQRTSLDLADVLNSLRSVMWRNVGIERTGARLAETEEIIQFWGRYMMDKLFDDQLGWETQNLLTVARLMTASALARQESRGVHFRTDYPNTDPNWNGRHVIVERCGGKLKVDVQ from the coding sequence ATGACAGAGCTATACGACACAAGACGCTATCTGACTCAGTTTGACGTAAGGCGGATTCCCAACCTGTTTGCCGATGTACTGGTTATCGGTAGCGGTGTGGCCGGCCTGCGGGCGGCCATCGAGGCCGCCAAATATGCTCCCGTTCTTCTGGTCACCAAGGGGCGGGTTGACGAGTCCAACACCGCCAGGGCTCAGGGTGGCATTGCGTCGGTCATGGCCCCTGATGATACCTTCGACGCCCACATCGAGGACACGTTAAGGGTCGGTTGCGGGTTGTGTGACCGCGCAGCGGTCGAGCGGATCGTCCGCGAAGGACCGTCGCGGATTCAGGAGCTGATCGAGTGGGGGGCGATATTCGACCGGCGACAGAGTATGCTGAGCCTTGGCTTGGAGGGCGGGCATTCGGCCCCTCGTATCGTGCACGCGATGGGCGACGCAACGGGCCTGGAAATCGCCAACACGCTTATCCGCGTTGCCAGGGCTTCCGAGCAGATCCGAATCTTTGAAGACTGTTTCACCATTGACTTGCTTGTGGATGAGGGTCGTTGCTGCGGCGTCACAACGTTTCATCGTCACTTCGGGCACCAGATCTTCTGGGCCAAGCAGGTCATTCTGGCCAGCGGCGGTTATGGGCAGGTTTACCGCGAATCGACCAATCCCCCGATCACAACGGGTGACGGGCATGCGATGGCGTATCGTGCCGGCGTTCCCTTGCGCGACATGGAGATGGTTCAGTTTCATCCAACGACGCTCTATGTGGCCGGGGCGACGCGGGCGCTTATCAGCGAGGCCGTGCGAGGCGAAGGCGCTTATCTTGTCGATCGCGAGGGACGTCGCTTTATGGAGGCGTATCACCCCGACATGGAGCTGGCCCCGCGCGACGTGGTCAGCCGGGCTATTCTCAGCGAAATGGCCAGACAAAACGTCACCTGCATGTACCTGGACGTCGGCCACCTGAACGTGGACAGGTTCCGCAAGCGATTCCCCACCATCTGTCGCTTGTGCGAGGAGTTTGATATCGACATCAGCAAGGATCGCATACCGGTGCGGCCGGCGGCACATTACATGATCGGCGGCTTGGTGGTGGACGAAAACACACGCACGCCGATATCTGGCCTGCTGGCATGTGGCGAAGTCGCCAGCAGCGGCGTTCACGGGGCCAATCGGCTGGCCAGTAATTCCCTGCTCGAAGGGCTGGTGTTCGGCCGGGTCGCCGGGACGGTCGCCGGCGAGGCGGCCGCCGGGACTAACGGACCGGCTCAACCAAAGCTGATTCGCAGCGAGGTAGAGCGGTCGCAACGAACTTCGCTTGACCTGGCGGATGTTCTGAATTCTCTCCGCAGCGTGATGTGGCGCAATGTCGGGATCGAACGTACGGGCGCCCGACTCGCCGAGACGGAGGAAATCATCCAGTTCTGGGGTCGATACATGATGGACAAACTGTTTGATGACCAGCTCGGCTGGGAGACGCAGAACCTGCTCACGGTCGCCCGGTTGATGACTGCCTCAGCACTGGCCCGCCAGGAGTCACGAGGTGTCCACTTTCGTACCGACTACCCGAATACGGATCCCAATTGGAACGGCCGACACGTCATCGTTGAGCGATGCGGTGGAAAGTTGAAGGTGGATGTGCAGTGA